A single Anopheles maculipalpis chromosome 3RL, idAnoMacuDA_375_x, whole genome shotgun sequence DNA region contains:
- the LOC126561287 gene encoding protein bunched, class 2/F/G isoform: MMKRTEDDTRDGSSYQFLDLTDAGQNEASALMGILYPSSDASSVAQEPPSSVCQQNSAHGHTPRLASGPSMSRPKEVEQQQQPAHAKDHFQVVLPQELSQLNGLNPHARAFDPVPIVFLPRPMAIAGVGTKVSRTPFGKDYPPESEHVTPGPGGGGMVIVPVRKHSLVSTPLLAQSTPPVSTASIAGNVGIAARSSALLSSAGVGGGLLRTASIVSASASAPPLPNFVNEGNSSSYVIDTEKVLGSGEQWIGFSVQTTATSVAAGGGGGGGGEVIARTSIVTAATMPPHTNNPHHLQQQQQQQHQQQQLGSGANNQQQQTGGQQQPGQGPPQTQPHNVGGRSGGGGGNGAGGGVTSGGDTGGRNADRENGNQQMQQQQAVSVSNPHQQQMLPHMYTPIPASAYIPPAPHGMYPVQMLPPTAAQVPNNVFVSNLTANVSVHGYPAISPYLATTATPPGAYMQADVGAGPEMQLIPQAPVTMSGRGTMRRGGRNNRGGNNSRSRGGYVPHYIQQQQQQQQQQSYHHQQQHAQSYHQSLAQQQQQGVMHHQGGQPQMQQHQVQQQQSQQGGQGGVGGGQQQQTPPTSVSGGGQQSQQQLQHPPQQHTPELMHIEGPPMMSAAGAQYGNLHGGFYLLPHMPQHASGTPLFMAAPQMQMYYNAPLHGYPNLVYPYIPSDYQLYDDPKGDDGGPPHGGQGHDDPGVHPGAAMWPQPPQHLTLDYHPETGEYLPVHEDDGSGAAAGMLPQGPPPQTMGHHVLDPNVPGFTMQLAPAPIVPMQQQPPEEYHQQQPQQQQLVGAGSQPQVEDYNGNGQIPVSSNASASAMHSPIVVTSVAQHNIVAGVPQPEDIMVSGGYLVGPGPHPPQSMTTMEGSTEVLMVPAEHQPHPGQAPTGGTGVMDGAQPINNNFLVDPQFYQSHPPPPSTLQQQQLQQQPQQQYQPVPTQPQGGAITLTDSPPSTTNQSFQATQHTVTTTGIVASSALDANGNDTNNNSSADNRKADIITSPKHVDAVVMTNHHTSPLPSNVSSTTTSSPQQNERTSPAMTTHQRGSDGSVASKQSNVSNVPNQQGFQQQQQQQQPPILGYAAAVASQVPPRTTRPEQLESAVKGTHERMEKLSLKDQDQRRTTVTASASSVVGGGVNPQRSSAAPSSTGRHSNAESGWVNNSGVGPKKGTASVSVSAIPNKEFPPGASGGQQNKSNTSPVPFTTLVGTVATVPSSSVSSTSVSSSKQQQQKPFPDHNQRPSSGVNTSSSSAASGTINSGVGGVPSSGPTTVVPPQMESKKVEAIPQRTISAAALAPVTTSSVGATDATKQQQHHQDVVIVPRPTTTATTTSNSIATNTNTIPPGGAPPQPNKTWASLFQTSSSSSPSSSAASMLSSTASMVPAAPVAAATSLGGPTSAVTVSAASSTGANGPTAAAPSTTTTGAGALSSSSSQQHHHTPASSGVTYAASANRGPPVTTTASSASPSSASTSSSADAGSSAGAKKPVAKVQPYERNHSQPVPAPSAPMSYSSAAASTPSSGTGSSANQMNITAGKGKGTQTAASKKTSTADANATAAGFGPVIGDVKDDFSLKFGDFLSGYSIDNSSISITPRGLINRSNYCYINTILQALVACPPFYHLMRTIRNLPAAKNSKHPKPFIDAMCSLVSEFSQLPIRSKTQRGEKGKKDDIPEIQVDTPFEPTVIYKMLNGIRSDIFQIEGRQEDAEEFLGCVLNRLNDEMIEFMKFNKTEQGNVNGEESSNGEVHGEEDADDWMVICGNRNKGTVTRTTDFGRSPISDIFRGKLRSRVQRDGVPPTYNIQPFFTLPLDIEKAASVKEALEQLVGRDELEGVTCSKTKQEVAAWQQVTLEELPVVLILHLKCFDYKMDGCTKILKTLDFPIELKIDSKLMSSKGKSYSAKQKQYKLFAVVYHDGKEASKGHYITDVYHSGYGSWIRYDDSIVKPVPEYNVLRPRAPRVPYLLYYRRMDTQSHGSNSEHHHRGGGGGDGIGGGGAGGGGAGGGGGRGGSSHSNASERNDRQNVQHHHHHHHHHGNDHHHGRGTSGGSYGGNGGYGSGGHGNSGGSHYGSGGGQGNSGHYNNSK, translated from the exons ATGATGAAGCGTACCGAGGACGACACACGTGACGGTAGCAGCTATCAGTTTCTAGACCTTACCGATGCCGGCCAGAATGAGGCGTCCGCACTGATGGGAATTTTATACCCTTCGTCTGACGCTTCTTCCGTTGCACAAGAGCCACCATCTTCTGTCTGTCAGCAAAATTCTGCCCACGGTCACACACCACGCTTAGCATCCGGTCCTTCGATGTCTCGACCGAAGGAGGttgaacagcagcaacagccggcACATGCAAAAGATCACTTCCAGGTTGTGCTTCCGCAAGAGTTGTCACAGTTGAACGGCTTAAATCCTCATGCGCGTGCGTTCGATCCAGTTCCGATCGTTTTTTTGCCCAGACCGATGGCAATTGCTGGTGTAGGCACTAAAGTCTCCCGTACACCGTTCGGTAAAGACTATCCACCGGAATCAGAGCACGTAACACCAGgacctggtggtggtggtatggTGATCGTTCCTGTGCGCAAACATTCGCTAGTTTCAACTCCGCTTCTTGCACAATCAACGCCACCGGTGTCCACTGCTTCGATCGCTGGTAATGTGGGGATTGCTGCCAGATCTTCTGCCCTGCTGTCGTCAGCAGGAGTAGGCGGAGGTTTGCTTCGTACTGCATCGATCGTTTCAGCGTCAGCATCAGCACCACCGCTGCCGAATTTCG TGAACGAAGGCAACAGTAGTTCGTACGTCATCGATACGGAGAAGGTGCTCGGCAGTGGAGAACAGTGGATCGGTTTTTCGGTCCAGACGACGGCCACGAGCGTCGcagcaggaggaggaggaggaggaggtggagaAGTCATAGCACGGACTTCCATAGTAACGGCTGCGACTATGCCTCCACACACCAACAATCCGCATcaccttcagcagcagcagcagcaacaacatcagcagcagcagctaggtTCGGGAGCTAacaatcagcaacagcaaacaggtGGACAGCAGCAACCCGGCCAAGGCCCACCCCAAACACAGCCCCACAATGTTGGTGGAAGAAGCGGCGGAGGAGGTGGTAAtggagctggtggtggtgtcaCTTCTGGCGGGGACACCGGTGGACGAAATGCCGATCGGGAAAATGGCAATCAGcaaatgcagcagcagcaagccgTTTCCGTTTCGAACCCGCACCAGCAGCAGATGCTGCCCCACATGTACACCCCAATACCGGCCTCCGCTTACATCCCACCGGCACCGCACGGGATGTATCCGGTGCAGATGTTGCCACCGACCGCAGCCCAGGTACCGAACAACGTGTTCGTGAGCAATTTAACGGCGAACGTCAGTGTTCACGGATATCCAGCGATATCACCGTACCTGGCGACGACTGCCACCCCACCGGGCGCATACATGCAGGCGGACGTTGGAGCCGGTCCCGAGATGCAGCTGATACCGCAGGCACCGGTAACGATGTCGGGACGGGGTACGATGCGCCGTGGTGGACGGAACAATCGGGGTGGAAATAATTCCCGCTCCCGGGGAGGATATGTGCCGCACTAcattcaacagcagcagcagcaacaacaacagcaatcctatcaccatcaacagcagcatgcCCAGAGCTATCATCAGAGTCTcgcgcagcagcaacagcagggcGTAATGCACCATCAGGGAGGGCAACCGCAGATGCAGCAACATCaggtgcagcagcaacagtcgcAACAGGGTGGTCAAGGAGGTGTTGGCGGAggtcagcagcaacagactCCTCCCACATCTGTCAGTGGAGGTGGCCAACAGTCCCAGCAGCAACTTCAACATCCACCCCAGCAACATACACCCGAGTTGATGCACATCGAAGGTCCACCGATGATGAGTGCCGCCGGTGCTCAGTACGGGAATCTGCATGGTGGGTTCTATCTGCTACCGCATATGCCTCAACACGCCTCCGGTACGCCACTGTTCATGGCTGCGCCCCAGATGCAGATGTACTACAATGCTCCTCTGCACGGTTATCCGAACCTGGTGTATCCGTACATCCCGTCGGACTATCAACTGTACGACGATCCGAAAGGTGATGACGGTGGACCGCCGCACGGTGGCCAGGGACATGATGATCCGGGTGTTCACCCAGGTGCAGCGATGTGGCCCCAGCCGCCTCAGCACCTGACGCTTGATTATCATCCCGAAACGGGTGAATATTTGCCGGTGCACGAAGATGATGGAAGTGGTGCAGCGGCAGGGATGTTACCACAGGGTCCACCACCACAAACGATGGGTCACCACGTGCTGGATCCAAATGTGCCTGGTTTTACGATGCAGTTAGCACCGGCTCCGATCGTTCCGATGCAGCAACAACCTCCGGAAGAgtatcatcaacagcaaccacaacagcagcagcttgtTGGGGCTGGATCGCAGCCACAAGTTGAAGATTATAATGGTAACGGACAAATTCCAGTGAGCTCGAATGCATCAGCGTCAGCGATGCACTCTCCAATCGTAGTTACCTCCGTTGCACAGCACAACATTGTGGCGGGAGTTCCGCAACCGGAGGATATAATGGTGAGCGGTGGGTATCTGGTTGGTCCGGGACCTCATCCACCACAATCGATGACGACGATGGAAGGATCGACGGAAGTCTTGATGGTGCCTGCGGAACATCAACCGCATCCGGGTCAGGCACCAACAGGAGGAACCGGTGTTATGGACGGCGCACAGCCGATAAACAACAATTTCCTTGTTGATCCACAATTCTATCAATCGCATCCTCCACCGCCATCGACgctacagcagcaacaattgcagcaacagccgcaacAACAATATCAACCTGTTCCAACGCAGCCACAAGGAGGCGCTATTACCT TGACGGACTCTCCACCATCAACCACCAATCAATCCTTCCAAGCGACGCAACACACGGTGACAACAACCGGAATTGTTGCCAGCAGTGCGCTTGATGCGAATGGTAACgataccaacaacaacagcagcgccGATAATCGTAAAGCCGACATAATTACCTCACCGAAGCACGTTGATGCCGTTGTGATGACAAACCACCACACATCGCCACTGCCGTCCAATGTTAGTagcaccactacatcatctcCCCAGCAAAATGAGCGAACGTCGCCAGCGATGACGACGCATCAGCGAGGGTCAGACGGCAGTGTTGCCAGCAAACAGTCGAACGTGTCCAATGTGCCAAACCAGCAGGGattccaacagcaacagcagcagcagcaaccaccaATACTTGGTTACGCTGCAGCTGTCGCATCACAAGTCCCGCCACGCACTACCCGGCCAGAACAGCTTGAATCAGCGGTCAAGGGTACGCATGAAAGGATGGAGAAACTTTCGTTAAAAGATCAGGATCAAAGGCGGACTACGGTGACTGCATCAGCTTCCTCtgtggttggtggtggagtGAATCCTCAACGGAGCAGTGCCGCGCCGTCGTCGACCGGTCGACATTCGAACGCCGAAAGTGGGTGGGTTAATAATAGCGGCGTCGGACCGAAAAAGGGAACCGCGTCGGTTTCAGTTTCAGCGATACCGAACAAAGAATTTCCGCCCGGTGCGTCCGGTGGTCAACAGAACAAGAGCAACACATCGCCGGTACCGTTCACAACGTTAGTTGGAACTGTAGCGACGGTACCATCGTCGTCGGTCAGTTCGACATCAGTATCttccagcaagcagcagcagcagaaacccTTTCCGGATCACAACCAGCGTCCGTCGAGCGGGGTTAACACCAGCAGTTCCTCGGCAGCTAGCGGGACAATCAACAGTGGGGTAGGAGGAGTTCCCAGCAGCGGTCCGACTACAGTCGTTCCTCCACAGATGGAATCGAAGAAGGTGGAAGCAATTCCTCAGCGTACgatttcagcagcagcattagcGCCTGTGACAACGAGCTCGGTCGGAGCTACAGACGctacgaagcagcagcagcaccaccaagATGTGGTAATTGTACCTAGGCCCACTACAACCGCTACTACCACTTCAAACTCCATAGCTACTAACACTAACACG ATACCACCCGGTGGAGCGCCGCCGCAACCCAACAAAACCTGGGCGAGCCTGTTCCAAACGTCTTcatcgtcgtcgccgtcgtcgtctgCGGCATCGATGTTGTCGTCTACTGCGTCCATGGTTCCAGCGGCtccggtagcagcagcaacatcattaGGTGGACCGACATCGGCAGTGACCGTTTCTGCAGCGTCTTCGACGGGAGCGAATGGacctacagcagcagcaccgagcACCACCACTACTGGAGCTGGCgcgttgtcttcttcttcttcccagcagcaccaccacacacCGGCATCGTCGGGAGTGACTTACGCGGCCTCCGCTAACCGGGGACCGCCAGTTACTACCACTGCGTCCTCTGCGTCGCCATCGTCGGCAAGTACATCGTCCAGTGCCGATGCTGGTTCCTCAGCGGGCGCCAAAAAACCGGTAGCTAAGGTGCAACCGTACGAAAGAAATCATTCGCAGCCGGTGCCTGCACCGAGTGCTCCCATGTCGTATTCATCTGCAGCGGCTTCCACACCGTCCAGTGGAACAGGAAGTTCCGCTAATCAGATGAACATCACCGCCGGCAAAGGAAAGGGTACGCAAACGGCTGCATCGAAGAAGACATCGACAGCTGATGCGAACGCGACAGCGGCAGGTTTCGGACCGGTCATCGGAGATGTGAAGGATGATTTTTCGTTAAAGTTTGGAG ATTTCCTCAGCGGATACAGCATTGataacagcagcatcagcataaCTCCACGCGGTTTAATCAATCGGTCCAACTACTGCTACATTAACACGATCCTGCAGGCGCTGGTGGCTTGTCCACCGTTTTATCACCTGATGCGCACGATTCGCAACCTTCCGGCGGCGAAAAATTCTAAGCATCCAAAACCATTCATTGATGCCAT GTGCTCGTTGGTGAGCGAATTCTCGCAGCTTCCGATACGATCGAAAACCCAGCGCGGTGAGAAGGGCAAGAAAGATGATATACCGGAAATACAAGTTGATACACCGTTCGAACCGACCGTCATCTACAAGATGCTGAATGGCATACGCTCGGACATATTCCAGATCGAGGGCCGGCAGGAAGACGCGGAAGAATTCCTAGGTTGTGTGTTGAATCGACTTAACGATGAGATGATAGAG TTTatgaaattcaacaaaacTGAACAAGGTAATGTGAACGGTGAAGAATCATCCAACGGAGAGGTGCACGGCGAGGAGGACGCTGATGATTGGATG GTTATTTGTGGCAATCGTAACAAGGGTACGGTAACACGGACCACCGATTTCGGACGGTCACCGATTAGCGATATTTTCCGTGGTAAATTACGCTCCCGGGTGCAACGCGATGGCGTACCGCCGACCTACAACATTCAGCCATTTTTCACGCTTCCCCTCGATATTGAG AAAGCTGCATCCGTGAAAGAAGCCCTAGAACAACTGGTTGGCCGTGATGAGCTGGAAGGTGTAACGTGCTCAAAAACGAAGCAGGAGGTAGCTGCGTGGCAGCAAGTAACGCTGGAGGAACTTCCCGTAGTACTTATTCTTCATCTGAAGTGTTTCGATTACAAAATGGACGGCTGTACCAAAATTCTGAAAACGCTGGACTTCCCGATTGAATTGAAGATCGATTCAA AACTAATGTCCTCAAAGGGTAAAAGCTATTCGGCCAAGCAGAAGCAGTACAAACTGTTTGCGGTGGTTTATCACGATGGCAAGGAAGCGTCCAAGGGCCACTACATCACCGACGTGTATCATTCCGGGTACGGTAGCTGGATTCGGTATGATGACAGTATCGTTAAGCCGGTCCCGGAGTATAACGTGTTGCGTCCGCGTGCTCCCCGGGTGCCGTATCTGTTGTACTACCGTCGAATGGATACCCAGAGCCATGGCTCAAACAGTGAGCATCACcaccgtggtggtggtggaggtgatgGTATTGGGGGTGGTGGAGCAGGTGGCggcggtgctggtggtggcggcggtcgTGGAGGTTCATCCCATTCGAACGCTTCCGAAAGAAATGATCGTCAAAATgtgcaacatcatcatcatcatcaccatcatcacggcaacgatcatcatcatggtCGCGGAACGAGTGGTGGTAGTTACGGTGGTAATGGTGGTTACGGAAGTGGTGGTCACGGTAACAGTGGTGGTAGTCATTACGGTAGTGGAGGGGGACAGGGTAACAGTGGCCATTACAACAACTCGAAGTAA
- the LOC126562396 gene encoding protein rogdi isoform X1, translated as MGSKCCNIFPLCTRSNEERDVEWCSGSNWFTKPHSRRKSGKKVKVTFSDQLDTASSGSGSSVPTTPSPSVSAQHRWRYLEQIFVPASSNTATGNRSATSEFDRGSSFRQSNTSYGSVGSGPYNRRAPPQRKVGQKMADCEKEEALNLQVEFEWVLHEEVHSVLKQLHVILVECAHRFPVPLYGNEGKKQDKFVLTAAPEQLKCIVTLTGDSITHADINFKVQRQQQQIQRTSITQDYPWKIQQVQDAANHLQQAINHIDNVDSAYHFKTSDEVLHILGNILGALQRGRTSLVVPRKKPIDELMKSRNMKALSPNLPEDLAISFYIQSHKLIFVAYQLTNFQGTMKFDSCQAECSVPWLNEVLVLFTVALQLCQQLKDKISVFSQYKDFTVGSRSPSALSY; from the exons ATGGGTTCAAAGTGTTGCAACATATTTCCTCTGTGCACCAGATCCAACGAGGAACGAGACGTAGAATGGTG CAGCGGATCGAATTGGTTCACCAAACCACACTCCCGGCGAAAGAGTGGGAAAAAAGTGAAGGTAACCTTCTCGGACCAGCTCGATACGGCCAGTTCCGGTAGTGGTAGCAGCGTTCCGACCACACCGAGCCCCTCCGTGTCCGCCCAGCATCGGTGGCGCTATCTGGAGCAAATCTTTGTACCTGCTAGTTCAAACACCGCAACAGGGAATCGATCTGCAACGTCCGAGTTTGATCGAGGCAGTAGTTTCCGGCAGAGCAACACAAGCTACGGATCGGTTGGCAGTGGGCCGTACAATAGACGAGCGCCGCCCCAGCGTAAAGTAGGACAGAAGATGGCCGACTGCGAGAAGGAGGAAGCCCTAAATCTG CAGGTGGAATTCGAGTGGGTACTGCACGAGGAGGTACATTCGGTGCTGAAACAGCTGCACGTCATCCTGGTGGAGTGTGCCCACCGATTTCCGGTTCCGCTGTACGGTAACGAGGGCAAGAAGCAGGACAAGTTTGTGCTTACAGCCGCACCGGAACAGTTGAAGTGTATCGTAACGCTTACCGGGGACAGTATAACGCATGCG gACATCAACTTCAAGGTGCAGcgccaacagcaacagatcCAGCGCACCTCCATCACCCAGGACTATCCGTGGAAGATACAGCAGGTGCAGGATGCTGCTAACCATCTGCAGCAAGCGATCAACCACATCGACAACGTGGACAGTGCGTACCATTTCAAAACGTCCGACGAGGTACTGCACATACTGGGAAACATTTTGGGTGCGCTGCAACGGGGCCGAACATCGCTCGTAGTGCCACGCAAGAAGCCAATCGATGAGCTGATGAAAAGCCGCAACATGAAGGCACTATCGCCGAACCTGCCGGAAGATTTGGCGATCAGCTTCTACATCCAGAGCCACAAGCTTATCTTCGTGGCGTACCAGCTGACAAACTTTCAGGGCACGATGAAGTTCGATTCGTGCCAGGCAGAATGTTCCGTACCGTGGCTGAACGAGGTGCTGGTACTGTTTACCGTGGCGTTGCAGTTGTGCCAGCAGTTGAAGGATAAG ATATCAGTATTCTCGCAGTACAAGGACTTTACCGTTGGTTCCCGTTCACCGTCTGCCCTGTCCTACTGA
- the LOC126562396 gene encoding protein rogdi isoform X2, producing the protein MGSKCCNIFPLCTRSNEERDVECSGSNWFTKPHSRRKSGKKVKVTFSDQLDTASSGSGSSVPTTPSPSVSAQHRWRYLEQIFVPASSNTATGNRSATSEFDRGSSFRQSNTSYGSVGSGPYNRRAPPQRKVGQKMADCEKEEALNLQVEFEWVLHEEVHSVLKQLHVILVECAHRFPVPLYGNEGKKQDKFVLTAAPEQLKCIVTLTGDSITHADINFKVQRQQQQIQRTSITQDYPWKIQQVQDAANHLQQAINHIDNVDSAYHFKTSDEVLHILGNILGALQRGRTSLVVPRKKPIDELMKSRNMKALSPNLPEDLAISFYIQSHKLIFVAYQLTNFQGTMKFDSCQAECSVPWLNEVLVLFTVALQLCQQLKDKISVFSQYKDFTVGSRSPSALSY; encoded by the exons ATGGGTTCAAAGTGTTGCAACATATTTCCTCTGTGCACCAGATCCAACGAGGAACGAGACGTAGAATG CAGCGGATCGAATTGGTTCACCAAACCACACTCCCGGCGAAAGAGTGGGAAAAAAGTGAAGGTAACCTTCTCGGACCAGCTCGATACGGCCAGTTCCGGTAGTGGTAGCAGCGTTCCGACCACACCGAGCCCCTCCGTGTCCGCCCAGCATCGGTGGCGCTATCTGGAGCAAATCTTTGTACCTGCTAGTTCAAACACCGCAACAGGGAATCGATCTGCAACGTCCGAGTTTGATCGAGGCAGTAGTTTCCGGCAGAGCAACACAAGCTACGGATCGGTTGGCAGTGGGCCGTACAATAGACGAGCGCCGCCCCAGCGTAAAGTAGGACAGAAGATGGCCGACTGCGAGAAGGAGGAAGCCCTAAATCTG CAGGTGGAATTCGAGTGGGTACTGCACGAGGAGGTACATTCGGTGCTGAAACAGCTGCACGTCATCCTGGTGGAGTGTGCCCACCGATTTCCGGTTCCGCTGTACGGTAACGAGGGCAAGAAGCAGGACAAGTTTGTGCTTACAGCCGCACCGGAACAGTTGAAGTGTATCGTAACGCTTACCGGGGACAGTATAACGCATGCG gACATCAACTTCAAGGTGCAGcgccaacagcaacagatcCAGCGCACCTCCATCACCCAGGACTATCCGTGGAAGATACAGCAGGTGCAGGATGCTGCTAACCATCTGCAGCAAGCGATCAACCACATCGACAACGTGGACAGTGCGTACCATTTCAAAACGTCCGACGAGGTACTGCACATACTGGGAAACATTTTGGGTGCGCTGCAACGGGGCCGAACATCGCTCGTAGTGCCACGCAAGAAGCCAATCGATGAGCTGATGAAAAGCCGCAACATGAAGGCACTATCGCCGAACCTGCCGGAAGATTTGGCGATCAGCTTCTACATCCAGAGCCACAAGCTTATCTTCGTGGCGTACCAGCTGACAAACTTTCAGGGCACGATGAAGTTCGATTCGTGCCAGGCAGAATGTTCCGTACCGTGGCTGAACGAGGTGCTGGTACTGTTTACCGTGGCGTTGCAGTTGTGCCAGCAGTTGAAGGATAAG ATATCAGTATTCTCGCAGTACAAGGACTTTACCGTTGGTTCCCGTTCACCGTCTGCCCTGTCCTACTGA